In the Bacteroidota bacterium genome, GAAGAATTTGACGATTCCTCCTGTAATCATTTATACCGGGAAAGACCTGACAAGAAATGAGAACGAACAATTGCAAAAATATACTAATTCAATTATTATAAAAGGTGTAAAATCTGAAGAACGGCTTCTTGATGAAACGGCTTTGTTTTTACATCGGGTTGTTAGCGAATTGCCACAACATCAGCAAAAAGTTATTTCTAACTTACATAACAAAGAGGCTCTTTTTGAGAATAAAAATATTCTTATAGTTGATGATGATATCCGAAATATATTTGCATTAACACAAATACTTGAAGAACGAGGAATGAATATCCATAAAGCCGAAAATGGAGTGAAAGCACTTGAACTTCTTGATATACAGACAAATATTGACCTAATATTAATGGATATTATGATGCCGATAATGGATGGATACGAAACCACAAAAAAAATCAGAAAACAAAATCGTTATAAAAAACTACCAATTATTGCTCTCACTGCTAAAGCTATGAAAGGAGATAAAGAAAAATGTCTGGATGCCGGAACCAACGATTATTTGTCGAAACCGGTAAATATTGATAAACTTTTATCTCTTATGAGAGTATGGATGTATAAATAGAAAATTAAAATGTCGAAAGATAAAACCAAAATATTAATTGTTGACGATAAGATTGAGAATCTTATTGCTCTGGAAACTTTACTTGTAGATTTCGATATTGAAATTATTAGAGCCTTATCGGGTTTCGAAGCTTTAACTCACACATTTAACAATGATTTTGCATTAGCTATAATGGATGTTCAAATGCCGGAGATGGATGGTTTTGAAACTGTTAAACTTCTCAGAAAAGCTAAAAGTACGAAGCATCTTCCAGTAATATTTGTGTCTGCAATTTATAAAGAAAATACACATATAATAAAAGGAATAGAATCGGGCGGAGTCGATTTTATTATTAAACCGTTAAATAGAGAAATTTTATGTGGGAAAGTGAAAATATTTCTGGAACTTCATAAGCATAGAACAAAACTCGAAGAGCTTGTATCTCAGCAAACTAAAGACTTGGTTGAAGAAATTCATGTAAGACGAGAAGCCGAAGAACTTCTAAAAATTCAAAAAGAGAAGGCAGAATCGTCAACGCATGCAATGTCAATTTTTTTGGCAAGTATGAGTCACGAAATAAGAACTCCAATGAATGGAATTATTGGCATGTCAAATTTGCTAAAAGAAACCAAACTTAACGATAGTCAAAAAGAATTGGTAGATATAATTCATCTTTCAGGAAACAATCTTATCACAATAATCAATGATATTCTTGATTTTTCAAAAATAGAATCCAATCAGGTAGAGCTTGAAAATATAGAATTCAACTTATTCAAACTAGTTGAAGATATATATAAATTACTTCAGATTCGAGCAAACGAAAACCGTGTTAAACTTATAAAAAAGATAAGTCCGGCAGTACAGAAAGTAATTAAAGGAGACCCTGTTCGTTTGAAACAAATATTAATTAATTTGTTGAACAATGCTATAAAATTTACCGACAAGGGGAGCGTAACTTTGAAATTGAATATTAGAGAAAAAACTAACAAAAAAATTAAATTATATTTTGAGGTTGAAGATACCGGAATAGGAATTTCGGAAGAAGGGAAAAAGAATCTTTTTAATGTGTTTAAACAATCTGATTCATCGATAAATCGTAAATATGGAGGCACAGGATTAGGATTGGCTATTTCGAAAAACTTATCCAAACTTATGGGAGGAGAAATCGGAGTGGAAAGCAAGTATGGTAAAGGCTCGAATTTTTGGTTCACAGCAGTTTTCGATAGAGTTAAACAATCTGTTGTTAAACTTGATGAAAATCAGAATATTATCCACTCAAAAAGTTCCAGAAAATTGCAAATTCTTCTTGCTGAAGACAATGTTATTAATCAGAAAGTAGCTGTATATAATTTACAGAAATTCGGGCACGAAATAGATATTGCGGAAAATGGAAAAATTGCTGTAGAAAAATATCAAAAGAATAAATACGATGCTATTTTAATGGATATTCATATGCCAGAAATGAGTGGTATTGAAGCTACTGCAGAAATCCGAAGAATAGAACTTAAAAATAAAGCAATTGGCAATATCAAGATTATAGCCATGACTGCAAATGCCTTAAAAGGCGATAGAGAAAAACTTCTGGCAACTGGTATGAATGAGTATATAAGCAAACCATTTAAACCTGAAGAACTAAAAAAAATACTTGTGAATATTACCAATGAGAATGAAGCCTAAAATATTGATAGTTGACGATAGGATTGAAAATCTGATTGCATTAGAAAAACTTCTTGAAGATTTCGATATTAAGTTTGTTAGAGCTTTATCAGGAAACGAAGCTCTCACACAGACTT is a window encoding:
- a CDS encoding response regulator — translated: MSKDKTKILIVDDKIENLIALETLLVDFDIEIIRALSGFEALTHTFNNDFALAIMDVQMPEMDGFETVKLLRKAKSTKHLPVIFVSAIYKENTHIIKGIESGGVDFIIKPLNREILCGKVKIFLELHKHRTKLEELVSQQTKDLVEEIHVRREAEELLKIQKEKAESSTHAMSIFLASMSHEIRTPMNGIIGMSNLLKETKLNDSQKELVDIIHLSGNNLITIINDILDFSKIESNQVELENIEFNLFKLVEDIYKLLQIRANENRVKLIKKISPAVQKVIKGDPVRLKQILINLLNNAIKFTDKGSVTLKLNIREKTNKKIKLYFEVEDTGIGISEEGKKNLFNVFKQSDSSINRKYGGTGLGLAISKNLSKLMGGEIGVESKYGKGSNFWFTAVFDRVKQSVVKLDENQNIIHSKSSRKLQILLAEDNVINQKVAVYNLQKFGHEIDIAENGKIAVEKYQKNKYDAILMDIHMPEMSGIEATAEIRRIELKNKAIGNIKIIAMTANALKGDREKLLATGMNEYISKPFKPEELKKILVNITNENEA